Proteins from a genomic interval of Diospyros lotus cultivar Yz01 chromosome 6, ASM1463336v1, whole genome shotgun sequence:
- the LOC127803693 gene encoding uncharacterized protein LOC127803693, with protein MAWQFLKNIGLAFGLVEPSPPPSPPRPRPPSPPRPLPPPPPPPPPTTPPPPVEPPRPPTHPFLFPQTQSTVLPDPSPFFSPHLLSSPLPTSSFFQNFVLKIGDQPEYFHPYLVKSSPLSLSLCYPSLFSNSALTYQVFNADLTVSASEVSEPNLNHVVSSFSDLSVTLDLPSSNLRFFLVRGSPYLTCVAAANVSLSISTIHAILEFYSNTSLTKYTIKLNNNQTWLLYSSSPISLTHDVSRISCGGFTGRIRIAVLPDSDPRSEAILDRFSSCYPVSGEAAFTKPFCVEYKWQKKGWGDLLMLAHPLHLRLLSGSDCGAIVLDDFKYKSIDGELVGVVGDSWALKSDPVSVTWHSIGGIKEESFPEIINALSKDAEALKSATISTTSSYSYGKQIARAARLALIAEEVCFLDVIPVVSKFLKDSMEPWLDGTCSANGFVYDGKWGGILTKQGSLDSGADFGFGVYNNHHYQLGHFVYAIAVLAKIDPAWGRKYRPQAYTLMADFMNLSKRGNSSYPRLRCFDLWKLHSWAGGLTEFADGRNQESTSEAVNAYYSAALMGLAYGDSHLVATGSTLAAMEIHSARTWWHVREGDTLYPEEFTRDNRVVGVLWANKRDSGLWFAPADWRECRLGIQLLPLLPISEILFSEIGFVRELAAWTMPALAREGVSEGWKGFVYALEGIYDREGALSKIRNLNGFDDGNSLTNLLWWIHSRGEDEMGYEGGGKFCWFGHYCHWTVPKEMATTQPANTSVDAIPPPSSLNQSSDSSPSSSNSSATTDPPKDSAPNQPSKLPAPPTSSNTSASLPPSSPPPSPPPASHPPVPISPPPPILSQSPPLEVANPKSSSPSPSIVVPSPLSPSERTSPPSADTPLPPAKQLENSPPPSALTPPSPPVSSPSSLPPTSSLIPGPNTSPSNGSINYSTGGAPLSFNLSLPIGVPPGKPTSSGSSISANAAPAESGGIKAGTAVALGVALGFLGLGLVIVAVWFARKQKRRGADSSFLNAQYPAHPDRCTSGSDIKDSPISALGNSRSWFTYEELARATNGFSAENLLGEGGFGCVYKGLLVEGKEVAVKQLKIGAGQGEREFRAEVEIISRIHHRHLVSLVGYCISENERLLVYDYVPNNTLDYHLHADGRPVIKWATRVKVAAGAARGIAYLHEDCNPRIIHRDIKSSNILLDNNFTAQVADFGLAKLAADANSHVTTRVVGTFGYMAPEYASSGKLTEKSDVFSFGVVLLELITGRKPVDASQPEGAESLVEWARPLLTRALESERFQELIDPRLENNYVKDEMLTMIEAAAACTRHLASKRPQMSQLVRVLGSAGEPDLSNGIKPGQSIDLDSKEQYAEIRMFQRMAFGNQDFSLDLSDGSQSSGDCSK; from the exons ATGGCCTGGCAATTTCTGAAAAACATCGGACTCGCATTCGGATTGGTAGAACCTAGCCCGCCCCCCTCCCCGCCCCGGCCCCGGCCCCCATCCCCGCCCCGGCCcctgcctcctcctcctcctcctcctcctcccacTACTCCTCCGCCGCCCGTGGAGCCACCACGGCCGCCGACCCACCCGTTCCTCTTCCCCCAAACCCAGTCCACCGTCCTCCCCGACCCCTCTCCCTTCTTCTCTCCCCACCTCCTCTCCTCCCCTCTCCCCACCAGCTCCTTCTTCCAGAACTTCGTCCTAAAAATTGGCGACCAACCCGAGTACTTTCACCCCTACCTCGTTAAATCCtcgcccctctctctctctctctgctacCCGTCTCTCTTCTCCAACTCCGCCCTCACCTACCAGGTCTTCAACGCCGATCTCACCGTCTCCGCTTCAGAAGTCTCCGAGCCGAACTTGAACCATGTCGTCTCCTCTTTCAGCGATCTCAGCGTAACCCTCGACCTCCCGTCGAGCAATCTCCGGTTCTTCCTCGTCCGAGGAAGCCCTTACTTGACCTGCGTAGCCGCCGCCAACGTTTCCCTCTCTATTTCGACCATTCACGCCATTCTTGAGTTCTATTCCAACACTTCCCTCACCAAATACACCATCAAGCTCAACAACAACCAGACATGGCTGTTGTATTCCTCTTCGCCGATTAGCCTTACCCACGACGTTTCCAGGATCAGTTGCGGCGGGTTCACCGGCAGAATCCGGATTGCTGTTCTTCCCGATTCGGATCCCCGATCCGAAGCGATACTCGATCGGTTCAGTTCTTGTTATCCTGTGTCTGGCGAAGCCGCGTTTACGAAGCCATTCTGTGTGGAGTACAAATGGCAGAAAAAAGGGTGGGGAGATCTGCTCATGCTGGCTCACCCTCTCCATCTTCGGCTTCTCTCGGGCAGTGATTGTGGCGCCATTGTTTTGGATGATTTCAAGTACAAAAGCATCGATGGTGAGCTTGTGGGGGTTGTTGGAGATTCATGGGCATTGAAAAGTGACCCTGTTTCCGTAACCTGGCACTCAATCGGAGGTATCAAAGAAGAGTCCTTTCCTGAAATCATTAACGCGCTTAGCAAAGATGCCGAGGCTCTCAAGTCAGCAACAATATCGACAACATCGTCCTATTCTTATGGCAAACAGATTGCAAGAGCTGCAAGATTGGCTTTGATTGCAGAAGAAGTGTGTTTTCTTGATGTAATCCCGGTTGTCAGTAAGTTCTTGAAGGATTCAATGGAGCCATGGCTGGATGGAACGTGTAGCGCGAATGGTTTCGTGTATGATGGGAAATGGGGCGGCATTCTGACCAAACAAGGTTCTTTGGACTCGGGGGCTGATTTCGGGTTTGGAGTCTACAATAATCACCATTATCAGCTGGGACACTTTGTTTATGCAATTGCAGTGCTTGCTAAGATTGATCCGGCCTGGGGGAGAAAGTACAGGCCTCAAGCATACACCCTCATGGCAGATTTTATGAACTTGAGCAAGCGAGGGAATTCAAGTTATCCCCGGTTGAGATGCTTCGATTTGTGGAAATTGCATTCGTGGGCTGGAGGGCTGACTGAATTTGCAGACGGGAGAAATCAGGAGAGCACGAGCGAGGCGGTGAATGCGTATTACTCGGCAGCGCTGATGGGGCTGGCTTACGGAGACAGCCACCTGGTTGCCACTGGATCGACGCTGGCAGCGATGGAGATCCATTCAGCTCGAACATGGTGGCATGTGAGAGAGGGAGACACTCTATATCCAGAAGAATTCACAAGAGATAATAGAGTGGTGGGGGTTCTGTGGGCTAATAAGAGGGACAGTGGCCTCTGGTTCGCACCAGCCGACTGGAGGGAATGCAGGCTGGGGATTCAACTCTTGCCTCTACTGCCAATTAGCGAAATCCTCTTCTCTGAAATTGGTTTTGTGAGAGAGCTTGCAGCATGGACAATGCCGGCCTTGGCAAGAGAGGGAGTGTCAGAAGGATGGAAGGGATTTGTGTATGCTTTGGAAGGGATTTACGACAGGGAAGGTGCTTTGAGTAAGATCAGGAACTTGAATGGGTTCGACGATGGCAACTCGCTTACCAATCTACTCTGGTGGATCCACAGCCGAGGTGAGGATGAAATGGGATATGAAGGGGGAGGGAAATTCTGCTGGTTTGGCCACTACTGTCATT GGACTGTTCCTAAAGAGATGGCTACAACACAGCCTGCCAACACTTCTGTTGATGCAATTCCACCGCCTTCCAGCCTTAATCAGTCAAGCGATTCTTCCCCATCTTCTTCAAACTCTTCAGCCACTACAGATCCTCCCAAAGATTCTGCACCCAATCAGCCTTCTAAGCTGCCAGCTCCTCCAACATCTTCCAACACTTCAGCCTCACTGCCACCTTCCTCTCCTCCACCATCTCCACCACCTGCTAGCCATCCTCCCGTTCCCATTTCGCCACCCCCTCCAATTTTGTCCCAATCACCGCCATTAGAAGTTGCTAACCCCAAATCATCTTCACCTAGTCCCTCAATTGTCGTGCCTTCTCCCCTTTCTCCCTCAGAAAGAACATCGCCACCATCTGCCGATACTCCTCTACCACCTGCAAAACAACTTGAAAATTCTCCCCCACCCTCTGCACTAACACCCCCTTCACCACCTGTTTCTTCACCCAGTTCTTTGCCCCCTACAAGCTCCTTGATTCCAGGCCCTAATACTTCTCCTTCTAATGgttcaattaattattctacTGGTGGAGCTCCCCTTTCATTCAACCTCTCTTTGCCTATAGGCGTTCCACCTGGAAAGCCAACATCATCCGGTTCAAGTATAAGCGCAAATGCTGCACCAGCAGAGAGTGGTGGCATCAAGGCTGGAACTGCCGTGGCACTTGGTGTTGCCCTTGGATTTTTGGGACTTGGTCTTGTCATAGTGGCTGTGTGGTTTGCTCGGAAGCAGAAGAGAAGGGGAGCTG ATTCATCGTTTCTAAACGCCCAATATCCAGCTCACCCAGACAGATGTACTTCCGGAAGTGATATTAAGGACTCACCAATAAGCGCTCTGGGTAATTCAAGGTCGTGGTTCACATACGAAGAGCTAGCCAGGGCTACAAATGGGTTTTCAGCGGAAAATCTTTTGGGTGAAGGTGGATTTGGTTGTGTTTACAAAGGATTGCTCGTAGAGGGAAAAGAAGTTGCAGTTAAACAGCTAAAAATTGGTGCTGGACAAGGGGAGCGTGAGTTTAGAGCAGAAGTTGAGATTATCAGCCGTATTCACCACCGTCATCTGGTTTCGCTTGTGGGTTACTGTATATCCGAGAATGAAAGGTTGCTTGTCTATGACTACGTCCCGAACAATACCCTTGACTATCATCTCCAtg CTGATGGCAGACCAGTCATTAAATGGGCAACCCGGGTAAAAGTTGCTGCTGGTGCAGCTCGCGGAATAGCTTACCTGCATGAAGATT GCAATCCCCGAATTATTCATAGGGATATTAAGTCGTCAAACATTCTATTAGATAACAACTTTACAGCTCAG GTTGCCGATTTTGGACTAGCAAAGTTAGCAGCAGATGCAAATTCACATGTGACGACTCGTGTAGTTGGAACTTTTGG ATACATGGCTCCGGAGTATGCATCATCTGGAAAGTTGACTGAAAAGTCTGATGTTTTTTCCTTTGGTGTGGTACTTCTAGAGCTCATTACTGGTCGCAAACCTGTTGATGCATCTCAACCAGAGGGTGCTGAGAGCCTAGTTGAATGG GCTCGGCCATTGCTTACTCGGGCACTTGAAAGTGAAAGGTTCCAAGAGTTGATAGACCCAAGGCTGGAAAATAACTATGTTAAAGATGAGATGCTGACGATGATTGAAGCAGCTGCAGCTTGTACACGTCATTTAGCCTCAAAGAGGCCACAAATGAGTCAG TTAGTTCGAGTTTTAGGCTCTGCAGGGGAGCCAGATCTATCCAATGGGATTAAACCTGGACAAAGTATAGATCTTGATTCGAAGGAACAATATGCAGAAATCAGAATGTTTCAGAGGATGGCATTTGGAAATCAAGactttagtttggatttatccGATGGTTCTCAAAGTAGTGGAGACTGCAGCAAGTAG